TATTCAAATATTAGCCACGCAAAGCACACCTTACAATCATACTAATCCGATAATGACCCCGCCCTCTATAGATGCATAACGTAGCAACGGAGTTCATCATTTGTACAACATTCGGTAAAAGGTGAACTCTGTTAACACCAAGTGTAGTAGGAAACAGCTTAACGCCACTTAAACAGCACGGTGAGGCTTTATACTAAATAAACGCTAAGGTTTATATTTCCGAGTTAGATAAGCTATAAAGCCAGAAACGGGAACCACAATAAGAAACGAATAGTGAATATAAACACCCACATAGGACGACTTAAATAAAAACACTAGCCAAATAAGTAAGCTAGTAATAAAAATAAACTTCGAATATTTATGGATTTTGGCAAACATGTCAGTGAGTTAAATGGCTCATAGGAGACATAATCATAATATTAAACGCCCGCGCTTAATAGTTAGGATATTTCTAACCTCCAGAACGACTACCCTCAACGCGTTTAGCCGTAAAAATATCTCTTTTGCCAGATGAGTCACCCAACTCCGCCGCCGTCGTTCCCTAGCAAAGTTGAGTTGTTAATAAAAAGCTCAGTTAAACAGGTAGTGAAACCCACTAAACCTGCATATTCATAATATCTTGATAGGCTGCAACTAAGCGGTTGCGCACCTGAATCCCCATCTGCAGCGAGATCCCTGATTTTTGCAAATCAACCATAACGTCGTTTAACGCTACGCCCGGTACGCCCATTTCAAAATTTTGCGCCTGAATCTTGGCATTATTTTGTGTGTCGCTAATACGATTCACTGCGGCTTTAAGTTCAGCGGCAAATGCCCCCTGTGGAGCCTCACTATTTTGGCTACGGTTTGCAGCTGAGACTGCCGTCGCCTGAAGCTGCTGAAGTACGCCTTCAATTCCCACTATCGCCACTGCTGATACCCTCTTTGTCTGTGTTTACCAAATGGCTTTTACCCATAAGGCATCACCCTAACATAGAGATCAAAGAGTAAAGCCGCTAAATAGACGCAAAAATAGGGCCTTATTCTCCCATCAAATTCCCTCACTCCGCAGAATAATACCCTGCCTACTTTTGTAAGCCGCAGACCTTCCAAGAAAAGGCTCTGATTGAATACATTTCGCTGATAGCGCGTCAGGGAGTTCGTTTTGCAAGATATCAATTTATCCCGGGATTTTTTCCCGGCTCAACTGAAAGACAAGGTAAGCACATGAACGCTTCAGCCAACGGTAGCGCTGGCACCACAGCAAAAAGCGGGGATGGCGGTTTCGCTAGCATAGTGAATCGCCTGCGTGCTAACCCCAAAATTCCACTGCTCATTGCCGGTGCAATTGCTATCGCCGTTATTGCAGTACTGGCTCTGTGGGCTAAATCACCTGATTATCGGGTACTTTATAGCAACATCAGCGATCGGGACGGCGGTGCCATTGTCACCCAGCTCACCCAGATGAACACTCCCTATCGCTTCACGGATAATGGCACCGCGCTGTTAATTCCGGCGGAAAAAGTCCATGAAACGCGCCTGCGCCTCGCGCAGCAAGGTCTGCCGAAAGGGGGAGCCGTCGGGTTTGAGCTTCTGGATCAAGAAAAATTTGGCATCAGCCAGTTCAGTGAACAAATCAACTATCAACGCGCGTTGGAAGGCGAACTTTCTCGCACCATCGAAACATTAGGCCCCGTTCAGACGGCCCGCGTCCATTTAGCACTACCAAAACCGTCACTCTTTGTTCGAGAACAAAAGCAGCCCTCAGCTTCCGTTACCTTAAATCTGCAACCAGGCCGCGCTTTAGATGAAGGGCAAATCAACGCTATTGTCTATATGGTATCCAGCAGCGTTGCAGGCTTACCCGCGGGGAATGTCACCGTTGTCGATCAAGGTGGACACCTGCTGACACAGTCAGACGGCACGGGGCGCGATCTCAATGCCACTCAGTTAAAATATGCTAATGAAGTCGAAAGCCGAATTCAGCGCCGCATCGAGGCCATCTTGCAGCCGATGGTCGGCAACGGCAACGTGCATGCACAGGTCACCGCGCAGATTGATAATGCGGTTCGTGAGCAGACCGACGAAGAGTACAAGCCGAATCAGGGTGCCAATCAGGCGGCGGTGCGTAGCCAGCAACTGAGCGACAGCTCTCAGTCCGGTGGCCAACTCTCTGGCGGCGTTCCTGGCGCATTGACCAATCAACCGGCTCCACCTCCGACCGGGAATATCACCAATCCTCCGCAGGCGGGCGCAAATGCAAACGGTGCCAATGCGGCGAACGCCCAGCGCCCTGCTTCCACCATTGACACCAACGGTCGCCGGAGTAGCTCCTCATTCAATGCACGCCGCGATGAAACCATCAACTATGAAGTCGATCGTACCATCCGTCATACCCAGCAAAAAGCGGGCAATGTCGATCGTCTGTCGGTAGCCGTCGTCGTTAACTATGCTACCAACGCCAGCGGCAAAAGCATTCCGTTAACGCCACAGCAAATCGAGCAGGTCACGTCGCTGGTTCGCGAAGCCATGGGCTTCTCGGCAACGCGCGGCGACACGTTAAACGTGGTCAATACGCCATTTACCGCCGATGTTGAAGACAGCAGCGATGTGCCATTCTGGCAACAAGCAAGCTTCTTTGATCTGTTGATGACGTTGGGCCGCTACCTGTTGGTACTGATTGTCGCCTTCATTCTGTGGCGCAAACTGGTCAAACCGCTGTTGAACAAACAGCTGGCTAATGCGCAGACGGCCCGTCGGGTTGAGCCTACGCCAATTGTCACCACGCCGGTTCAACCAACCAAACCAAGTAATGAAGAAGTGCAGAATCGTCGTAAAACACAGCAGCGTGCCACCGCTGAACAGCAGGCACAGCGTGTCCGTGATATGGCTGAGCAAGACCCTCGCGTGGTTGCGCTGGTCATTCGCCAATGGATGAGTAACGAGCAATGACCATGACCCCAACTGAAAAAAGCGCCATTTTATTAATGACCATCGGTGAAGACCGTGCGGCGGAGGTGTTTAAGCACCTCTCTACTCGCGAGGTGCAGCATCTCAGTACCACGATGGCGACCATGAGTCAGGTTTCTCACCAGCAGTTAGGCGAAGTGCTCAACGAGTTTCAAGACGAAGCCGAACAGTACGAAGCGCTCAGCGTCAACGCCAGCGACTATCTACGGTCGGTATTGGTGAAAGCGCTAGGTGAAGAGCGCGCCTCTAGCCTGCTGGAAGACATACTGGAATCGCGCGAAACCGCCAGCGGCATCGAAACGCTCAACTTTATGGAGCCGCAGGCCGCAGCCGATATTATTCGCGATGAACATCCGCAGATCATCGCCACTATTTTGGTACATCTAAAACGTGCTCAGGCCGCCGATATTCTGGCTCAGTTTGACGAACGCCAGCGCAATGACGTGGTACTGCGTATCGCAACCTTCGGTGGCGTTCAGCCAACGGCGTTACAAGAACTGACCGAAGTGCTTAACGGTCTGCTAGATGGTCAAAACCTCAAACGCAGCAAAATGGGCGGTATCCGCACGGCGGCTGAGATTATCAACCTGATGAAAACCCAACAGGAAGAGTCGGTTATTGAAGCCATGCGTATCTACGACGGTGAACTGGCGCAGAAAATTATCGACGAAATGTTCCTGTTCGAAAATCTGGTCGACGTCGACGATCGCAGCATTCAGCGCATCTTGCAGGAAGTGGAATCCGAATCTCTGCTTATCGCCCTCAAAGGCGCCGACGAAGCGCTGCGTGAGAAGTTTATGCGCAATATGTCGCAACGTGCGGCCGATATTCTGCGTGACGATCTCTCCACGCGCGGACCCGTTCGTCTATCGCTGGTAGAAAGCGAACAAAAAGCGATTCTGCTGATCGTTCGTCGATTAGCCGAAAGCGGCGAAGTGGTGATCGGCGGCGGTGAGGATGCTTATGTCTAATCCTCCAAACCCGAAAGACGGATTCCGTAAAGCGGTCTTCCCCAAAGCCACCATTGAAGAAACCAATCAGCAATGGCAGCGCTGGGAGATGCGTGACTTTTCAGCGCCGCGTAAGCCCAAAATGCCTGCGTTCAAAATGGATCCACTGCCCCCTGCAGCGGAGTCCACCCCCGCAGTTATTGCACAGGCTGAGCTGGAACAGCTACGCGAAGATGCCCAAATGCAGGGCTATCAACACGGATTGCAGCAAGGCGAAAAACAGGGCTACGACACCGGCTTCCAACAAGGTCTCAACGAAGGCCGCTCTCAAGGATTGCAGCAGGCGCAAACTGAGCAACAGCCTATACTTGACCATTGGCGACAGCTTGCCCAAGAGTTCCAACATTCATTGCAGGCCATGGACAATGTGATTGCCGCACGCCTGATGCAGATGGCGTTGACCGCCGCTAAGCAAATCATCGGTCAGTCGCCGGTGTGCGATGCCAGCGCGGTGCTACAGCAAATTCAGCATTTAATTAATCAAGAACCGCTGTTTAACGGCAATTTACAGCTACGCGTCAATCCGCAAGATTTGCCGGTTATTCAGCAACAGCTCGGCGTACAGTTAGAACAGCAAGGCTGGCGCTTACTTGCCGATACCCAGCTCCACCGCGGCGGCTGCAAAATCAGCGCCGAGGGCGGCGAACTTGACGCCAGTATTGCTACCCGCTGGCAAGAATTGTGCAAACTGGCTGCGCCGGAGTTGCCATTATGACCCAACGCCTTAACACGTGGTTGCGCACCTTAGACGCGTTTGAAAAACGCATTCCGCAGATCCCCACAGCGCGGCGCTATGGTCGTTTAACCCGAGCAACAGGGCTGGTTCTCGAGGCCAGCGGTTTACAGTTGCCCATTGGCGCAACGTGCCTGATTGAGCGGTATGACGGCGTAAAAATTCAGCAGGTTGAAGCCGAAGTCGTTGGCTTTAATGGGCAACAACTGTTTCTCATGCCGTTAGAGGAAGTTGACGGCATTGTGCCTGGCGCACGCGTTTGCTCCCAAAGCGGCGGTTTACAGTCGGGCGGGAAACAACTTCCGCTTGGCCCCATGTTGCTGGGACGCGTACTCGACGGCGGCGCTAAACCCCTCGATGGGCTGCCGCCGCCGGAAGAGGCCGATCTCGGTGGGCTCACCACGCTGCCTTTTAACCCTTTGCAGCGTACGCCGATCGTTGACGTCCTCGACGTAGGCGTTCGCGCCATCAATGCGCTGCTGACCGTGGGACGTGGGCAGCGTATGGGGCTTTTTGCCGGTTCCGGCGTGGGTAAAAGCGTGCTACTCGGCATGATGGCACGTTATACGCAGGCCGATGTGATCGTCGTGGGGTTGATTGGTGAACGTGGTCGTGAAGTGAAAGACTTTATCGAGAATATTTTGGGCGACGAAGGCCGTAAGCGTTCGGTGGTTATCGCCGCGCCGGCCGACGTATCTCCCCTGCTACGTATGCAGGGCGCTTCATACGCCACACGTATTGCCGAAGACTTTCGCGATCGCGGCCAGCATGTGTTGCTGATCATGGATTCCCTCACCCGCTATGCCATGGCGCAGCGTGAAATCGCACTGGCTATCGGTGAACCGCCAGCGACCAAAGGTTATCCACCGTCGGTATTTGCCAAACTACCGGCGCTGGTTGAACGTGCGGGTAATGGCACGCACGGAGGCGGTTCGATCACCGCGTTTTACACGGTACTTACCGAGGGTGACGATCAACAAGACCCTATCGCCGACTCGGCGCGGGCAATTTTGGATGGGCACATTGTTCTGTCACGCCGTTTAGCCGAGGCCGGACACTATCCGGCCATCGATATTGAAGCATCGATCAGCCGAGCCATGACGTCGCTTATCAGCGATGACCACTACGCCCGTGTCAGACGCTTCAAACAGCTACTTTCAAGCTATCAGCGCAACCGCGATCTCATCAGCGTAGGCGCTTATGCCAAAGGCTCCGATCCGCTATTGGATCAGGCCATTACACTTTATCCGCATTTGGAAGCGTTTTTGCAACAAGGGATCTTCGAGCGCAGCGGCTATGCCGATGCCTGCTCAAGTCTTCAGGCTTTGTTCCCCGCATAGGGCACTAAATAGGCATCTCTGCACGCTGAATTCGTTCAGTACACGCGCAGAGGTAGGAGGTAAAAATGTCTTCACCCATGGGCACGCTACGTGACCTTGCACAGCAAGATGTTGATGATGCCACCACCGCACTAGGCAAGTCTCAGCAAGCGTTTTTACATGCAGAACAGCAGCTTACTATGCTGCTCAATTACCAAGATGAATACCGCCAGCGTCTCAATCAGGGGATGAGCGGTGGGATGGATGCGTCCAGTTGGCGTAACTACCAGCAGTTTATTCGCACCTTGGATCAGGCAATTGATCAGCATCGCCTACAGTTAAATCAATGCAATGTCAGACTCGCAACCGCCACGCGCTGCTGGCAGGAAAAACAGCAACGCCTAAATGCGTTTTGCACGCTCCACGAGCGCCAAGAGCATCAGCTAAAGATGCAGCTCAATAAACAAGATCAAAAACGGATGGATGAGTACGCCCAGCGTGCCGCCATGAGGAGAGAAAAATCATGACGTCCCCACTGCTCGCTGTTGCGATGACGAATCCTACAGCAGCCAATGCGAGTGCCCCGTCGGCTAAATCAGCGAAGAAAGCGGCTGCACCTTTCTCTAACGTGCTGTCTCAAGCACACTCACAGAGCAAAGAGAATCGAGCGCCACACGCGACAACCACTAAATCAGGTTCCGGTTTAGCCGAAAAAACAGACCTTAAAACGTTGCAGGCGGCGCTGGCCAAAACATTACAAAATCAGTCCGCTAAGGGCGAAGATACGCAGAAATTATTGGGTCAACTGGCGACGCTGGATCCAAAACAGCAGCAAAAACTACTGGCATCACTCAGCGCCTCTCTCGCAGATAAAAAAACGGCGGACAAAGACGATCATCTACAAACGTTGACGGAAACGGTCGCAGACAAAGGCACTGAACAAGCGGGACAAGCCGCCATCAGCGCCTTGTTTGCTATGCTGCCCGATGCACTGCCAAAAGTTGCCGCGTCTGACACCGCAGACAGCGCTGAAATCAACATGGCGCTGAATACCACTGCATCCGAGCGCGCAGATCCTCTTATGAACCTGCTGACAGGCGAAGATAAAAAAGAGGCCAAACTGGATCTTGGAACCTTATTAAAATCTGATAAGCCAAGCGCCGACGCAGATAGTCAGCAATTAGACCTCTCCTTAGCGGCGGTGCCGAGTAAAAAGAGCGATCCTTCAGTGCTCAAATCGAGCGTTGAAACCAGCGCGGCCCCGTTAAACACCGCCGAGATCCCGCTGAAACTTGCCCCTCAACTCGAGGATGCTCGCCTTCCGCGCAGCGATCTCAATCTTTCGCAGCAGCCTACGCATACGCTAAGCCAAGCGATGCACAATATTGCCGTGAGTAGCCCCGTTGTAGCACCGCAAACAACCGCGGTCCCAGCCGCACCGATGCCAACGCCGGTGCTTAATGCGCAGTTAGGCAGCAGCGAATGGCAGCAGGCATTAGGCCAGCAAATCTTGATGTTTAATCGCAGCGGCCAGCACAGCGCCGAACTGCGCCTGCATCCACAGGATTTAGGATCGCTGCAAATCAGCCTACGCATCGATGACAACCAAGCGCAGCTGCACATGGCATCGGGGCATAGTCAGGTACGCGCCGCGCTGGAAGCCGCCCTCCCCCAACTGCGCACCGCGCTGGCGGATAGCGGTATTCAGCTAGGACAAAGCAGCGTCGGCAGCGAAGCCCAACCGCAGTGGAGCGGTGGCCAGCAAAACGCCTCCGACCGACAGGCCACTTCCGGTGGATTTAGTGTGGATGGGAATACCGACGATAGAATCGTTACTGCCAGTGCATCGGCTAAGTCGGTGAGAGTTGGGGGAGTGGATATTAGTGTTTAAATTTCATTTCATTTAATTAAATTGAGTGGAGTGTGGGGTAAGGTTTCGTTCGTTTAGCTTATATGTGGTTGCGATGTAAGGTTTCGTACGCCTTTCTCTATGAGATATGGTGTAAGGTTTCGACCGCCTATCAATAACCGCTTTCATATGTAGCCAAGTCGAAGGCGTCCGATGAGAGCCCCGTTGCGCGGGGGCTCTCAACTCGCGCGCTTTTATCCGAGACGCCATTTCCGCTACGGTTTGGTATCGCCCATCCAGGGCGCCCCAAACTCCGCCGGTACATCCCTGTACCGGCGGCTCTCCCTACCAAGACTTAAACTAAAAAACAGATAGAGTTTTTGTCTGTTGTCTGTTGTCTGTTGTCTGTTGTCTTTTTCCTTTTGGGTTTTGGGTTTTGGGTTTTGGGTTTTGGGTTTTGGGTTTGACCTTTTCCGGCACGTTGTTTTTCAGCCGAGTAGAGGAATGCAGGCTAGGATTCGCCGACAGGGACGTCGGCGAAAGAACGGAGGAGCCAGGATGGCGATTGCCGTTCGTTCCGTTAAAGCCGGAATGACGAAATGAGGGAACCTGCGAAGCAGGCTGAAGAACGGTGCCAAGCCGGGTTGTTAGGGGGCGGCGATTGGCCCCCTAACACGGACGCCAGCAAGATGTATATGTCTGGCTGGATATATTAGGCGTACGTAATATGCACCATGACTAAGATACCTCAGCAGTAGCAATCAAACAGCCCAAACATTAACCATCCGCGTGGCATCCACCACAATTAACCCCATTTTCACCCTCTATTCCCCCCATTGAACACCCGCGAGGCAAGGATAATAACAGCACAAGCAAAATTCATGTGCGCTTCTTCGCACCGTAACAGGAATCATCCCCTTATGTCTGAAACCACACTCCCCAAGAACACTAAGCGGCGTGCCAAATGGGTATGGATACTGTTAATTCTTATTGCTGCGGGTGCGGGTGGCGGTTTTTATGGCTGGAAATATTATCAGCACCAAGAAACCCTCGCCGAAAGCAAACCGGTTCCACCGCCGATGCCGGTATTTATGCCTCTCGATACCTTCACCGTTAACCTGATCAGCGACGGCGAAGATGCCGATCGTGTGCTTTACATCGGCTTAACCCTGCGTTTGCCCGATGAAGCCACACGTAAACGTATGAACGATTATCTGCCTGAAATGCGCAGCCGTTTACTGATGCTGCTTTCGCGCCAACACGCCGCCACACTAGCCAGTGAACAGGGTAAAACTCAGTTAATGACTGATATTAAAGCCGTGCTCATGCCGCCAATTGCTCCCGGTCAGCCAAAGCAGATCGTTAGCGACGTGTTGTTTACAGCCTTTATCCTGCGGTAATCACTATGTCTGATAGCATTCTGTCACAGGCCGAAATTGACGCGTTGCTGAACGGCGATAGCGACAATGGAAAGCCTGACAACGAAGTTCCGCTCGCGGGAAGCGAAAGCGACGTTCGCCCCTACGACCCGACCACTCAGCGTCGGGTGGTACGTGAACGTCTGCAAGCACTGGAAATCATCAACGAGCGCTTTGCCCGTCAGTTTCGTATGGGGCTGTTTAACCTGCTGCGCCGTAGCCCTGATATCACGGTCGGTGCGGTTAAAATCCAGCCCTATCATGAGTTCGCCCGTAACCTTCCGGTGCCAACCAACCTCAACCTTATTCACCTCAATCCGTTACGCGGCACCGCGCTCATGGTGTTTGCGCCAAGCTTAGTGTTTATGGCGGTGGATAACCTGTTTGGTGGCGATGGTCGTTTCCCAACCAAAGTCGATGGCCGTGAGTTCACCCATACCGAACAGCGCGTGATTAAACGCATGCTGCGCTTGGCGCTGGATGCCTATCGCGATGCGTGGAGCGCCATTTATAAACTGGAAGTGGAATACGTTCGCTCTGAAATTCAGGTGAAATTCACCAATATCACCACCTCACCTAACGATATCGTGGTCACAACGCCTTTCACGATTGAAGTGGGTGCGCTGAGCGGCGAGTTTAATATCTGTATTCCTTTCTCGATGATTGAGCCGCTGCGCGAGCTGCTGGTTAACCCACCATTAGAGAACTCGAAACAAGAAGATCAGCACTGGCGCGATACGCTCAGCAAACAGGTTCAGCACTCTGAGCTGGAGCTGGTGGCCAACTTTGTTGATATTCCTTTACGCCTGTCGGAAGTGCTTAAGCTTCAGCCTGGCGATGTATTACCGATTGAAAAACCTGAAAAACTTATCGCCAATGTGGATGGTGTGCCGGTTTTAACCTGCCAATACGGCAGCCAAAACGGCCAATATGCACTGCGCGTAGAACGATTAATCAACCCTATTTTAAATGCTCTGAGCGAGGATCAGCCCAATGAGTGACGTCAACAAGCCGTCTGCCGAAGGTCATGACGACGCCGCCGACCTGTGGGCGGAAGCGATGAACGAACAGCAAACCACCGAAAACACCTCGGCGGGAAATGCTGCGGATGAGATTTTCCAAAATCTTGATAATCCATCACCGTTGGCCGGCAATCTGCACGATATCGATTTGATTTTAGATATTCCGGTCAAACTGACGGTGGAACTAGGCCGTACCAAGATGACGATCAAAGAGCTGCTGCGTTTGTCGCAGGGTTCAGTGGTGGCGCTTGACGGTCTGGCCGGCGAACCGTTGGATATTCTGATTAACGGTTATCTGATTGCCCAAGGTGAAGTGGTAGTGGTTGCCGATAAGTTTGGCGTCCGTATCACCGACATCATTACGCCGTCTGAACGCATGCGTCGCCTGAGCCGCTGATGATCCCCGCCACTTCAACGTCCACCAGCGCTCCCGCGGCACCCGCCGTGGCAACGGGCAGCGTGCTGACACAGGTTGGCAGTACGCTGGGCGCCATACTGCTGCTGATTTTGATAATCGGTTGGCTGGTTAAACGCTTAGGTTTCGCGCCTAAAAACAGCCGCAGCAGCATGCTCAACGTACGTGCAAGCTGTTCGCTCGGCGCACGTGAACGCGTGGTGGTGGTTGAAGTGGATAATCAATGCTTGGTGCTCGGCGTCACCAGCCAGAGCGTCACGCATCTGCATACTTTCACCGCTCCCCTTGCTGAAGATGAATCCGTTGAGAAAAAACAGGACTTCAGCCAGATCTTCAAGCAGGTGATACAGCAACAATTTGGTAAGCGCGGAGATAAGTCTTAATGCGCACTCAGCGTTTAATCCTTGGCCTTGGAGCCATAACATTACTTCTGGCTAGCCCACTGGCGCTGGCGCAGCTGCCCGGCATTATTTCACAGCCGCTGGCAAACGGCGGACAAAACTGGTCGTTGCCGGTTCAAACGCTGGTTTTCCTCACCTCGTTAACGTTTTTGCCCGCCGCATTGCTGATGATGACCAGCTTTACCCGCATCATCATCGTGTTGGGATTATTACGCAGCGCATTAGGCACACCGTCGGCGCCACCCAATCAGGTGATGCTAGGGCTGGCGCTGTTTCTCACCTTTTTCGTGATGTCTCCGGTGTTTGATAAAATTTATCAGGATGCCTATCAGCCTTTTAGCCAAGACAAAATCACCATGGACGTCGCCATGGATCGCGGTGCCCAGCCGCTGCGCGAATTCATGCTGCGCCAAACCCGTGAAACCGATCTGGCGCTGTACGCTAAATTAGCCAATTTGCCACAGATGTCGGGGCCAGAAGACGTACCAATGCGCATTCTGCTGCCCGCTTATGTCACCAGCGAGTTAAAAACGGCCTTTCAGATTGGCTTCACTATTTTCATTCCTTTTTTGATTATCGACCTGGTGGTTGCCAGCGTGTTGATGGCGCTCGGGATGATGATGGTTCCACCGGCCACCATTTCGCTGCCGTTCAAATTAATGCTGTTTGTCTTAGTCGATGGTTGGCAGCTGTTATTGGGCTCGCTAGCGCAGAGTTTTTACAGTTAACCGCCCCACTCACTGAGTAAAAAATATGACTCCAGAATCCGTAATGGCGCTCGGTTATCAGGCAATGAAAGTGGGATTGGCTTTGGCAACGCCGTTACTGTTGGCTGCGTTGATCAGTGGTTTGGTGATCAGCTTGCTGCAGGCTGCCACACAGATTAACGAAATGACGCTGTCGTTTATTCCTAAAATTCTGGCCGTATTCGCGACCATGGTCATTGCTGGGCCGTGGATGCTCAGCCTGTTACTTGATTACATGCGCACCCTTTTCACCAGTATTCCCTCCATCATCGGCTAACGCGCACGATGATTTCATTTGATACCTCCCAACTGGCCTTAT
This is a stretch of genomic DNA from Hafnia alvei. It encodes these proteins:
- the fliH gene encoding flagellar assembly protein FliH, whose amino-acid sequence is MSNPPNPKDGFRKAVFPKATIEETNQQWQRWEMRDFSAPRKPKMPAFKMDPLPPAAESTPAVIAQAELEQLREDAQMQGYQHGLQQGEKQGYDTGFQQGLNEGRSQGLQQAQTEQQPILDHWRQLAQEFQHSLQAMDNVIAARLMQMALTAAKQIIGQSPVCDASAVLQQIQHLINQEPLFNGNLQLRVNPQDLPVIQQQLGVQLEQQGWRLLADTQLHRGGCKISAEGGELDASIATRWQELCKLAAPELPL
- the fliN gene encoding flagellar motor switch protein FliN, whose amino-acid sequence is MSDVNKPSAEGHDDAADLWAEAMNEQQTTENTSAGNAADEIFQNLDNPSPLAGNLHDIDLILDIPVKLTVELGRTKMTIKELLRLSQGSVVALDGLAGEPLDILINGYLIAQGEVVVVADKFGVRITDIITPSERMRRLSR
- the fliM gene encoding flagellar motor switch protein FliM — protein: MSDSILSQAEIDALLNGDSDNGKPDNEVPLAGSESDVRPYDPTTQRRVVRERLQALEIINERFARQFRMGLFNLLRRSPDITVGAVKIQPYHEFARNLPVPTNLNLIHLNPLRGTALMVFAPSLVFMAVDNLFGGDGRFPTKVDGREFTHTEQRVIKRMLRLALDAYRDAWSAIYKLEVEYVRSEIQVKFTNITTSPNDIVVTTPFTIEVGALSGEFNICIPFSMIEPLRELLVNPPLENSKQEDQHWRDTLSKQVQHSELELVANFVDIPLRLSEVLKLQPGDVLPIEKPEKLIANVDGVPVLTCQYGSQNGQYALRVERLINPILNALSEDQPNE
- the fliL gene encoding flagellar basal body-associated protein FliL, coding for MSETTLPKNTKRRAKWVWILLILIAAGAGGGFYGWKYYQHQETLAESKPVPPPMPVFMPLDTFTVNLISDGEDADRVLYIGLTLRLPDEATRKRMNDYLPEMRSRLLMLLSRQHAATLASEQGKTQLMTDIKAVLMPPIAPGQPKQIVSDVLFTAFILR
- the fliF gene encoding flagellar basal-body MS-ring/collar protein FliF, whose product is MNASANGSAGTTAKSGDGGFASIVNRLRANPKIPLLIAGAIAIAVIAVLALWAKSPDYRVLYSNISDRDGGAIVTQLTQMNTPYRFTDNGTALLIPAEKVHETRLRLAQQGLPKGGAVGFELLDQEKFGISQFSEQINYQRALEGELSRTIETLGPVQTARVHLALPKPSLFVREQKQPSASVTLNLQPGRALDEGQINAIVYMVSSSVAGLPAGNVTVVDQGGHLLTQSDGTGRDLNATQLKYANEVESRIQRRIEAILQPMVGNGNVHAQVTAQIDNAVREQTDEEYKPNQGANQAAVRSQQLSDSSQSGGQLSGGVPGALTNQPAPPPTGNITNPPQAGANANGANAANAQRPASTIDTNGRRSSSSFNARRDETINYEVDRTIRHTQQKAGNVDRLSVAVVVNYATNASGKSIPLTPQQIEQVTSLVREAMGFSATRGDTLNVVNTPFTADVEDSSDVPFWQQASFFDLLMTLGRYLLVLIVAFILWRKLVKPLLNKQLANAQTARRVEPTPIVTTPVQPTKPSNEEVQNRRKTQQRATAEQQAQRVRDMAEQDPRVVALVIRQWMSNEQ
- a CDS encoding flagellar hook-length control protein FliK; this encodes MTSPLLAVAMTNPTAANASAPSAKSAKKAAAPFSNVLSQAHSQSKENRAPHATTTKSGSGLAEKTDLKTLQAALAKTLQNQSAKGEDTQKLLGQLATLDPKQQQKLLASLSASLADKKTADKDDHLQTLTETVADKGTEQAGQAAISALFAMLPDALPKVAASDTADSAEINMALNTTASERADPLMNLLTGEDKKEAKLDLGTLLKSDKPSADADSQQLDLSLAAVPSKKSDPSVLKSSVETSAAPLNTAEIPLKLAPQLEDARLPRSDLNLSQQPTHTLSQAMHNIAVSSPVVAPQTTAVPAAPMPTPVLNAQLGSSEWQQALGQQILMFNRSGQHSAELRLHPQDLGSLQISLRIDDNQAQLHMASGHSQVRAALEAALPQLRTALADSGIQLGQSSVGSEAQPQWSGGQQNASDRQATSGGFSVDGNTDDRIVTASASAKSVRVGGVDISV
- the fliG gene encoding flagellar motor switch protein FliG, whose translation is MTMTPTEKSAILLMTIGEDRAAEVFKHLSTREVQHLSTTMATMSQVSHQQLGEVLNEFQDEAEQYEALSVNASDYLRSVLVKALGEERASSLLEDILESRETASGIETLNFMEPQAAADIIRDEHPQIIATILVHLKRAQAADILAQFDERQRNDVVLRIATFGGVQPTALQELTEVLNGLLDGQNLKRSKMGGIRTAAEIINLMKTQQEESVIEAMRIYDGELAQKIIDEMFLFENLVDVDDRSIQRILQEVESESLLIALKGADEALREKFMRNMSQRAADILRDDLSTRGPVRLSLVESEQKAILLIVRRLAESGEVVIGGGEDAYV
- the fliJ gene encoding flagellar export protein FliJ, with product MSSPMGTLRDLAQQDVDDATTALGKSQQAFLHAEQQLTMLLNYQDEYRQRLNQGMSGGMDASSWRNYQQFIRTLDQAIDQHRLQLNQCNVRLATATRCWQEKQQRLNAFCTLHERQEHQLKMQLNKQDQKRMDEYAQRAAMRREKS
- the fliE gene encoding flagellar hook-basal body complex protein FliE, encoding MAIVGIEGVLQQLQATAVSAANRSQNSEAPQGAFAAELKAAVNRISDTQNNAKIQAQNFEMGVPGVALNDVMVDLQKSGISLQMGIQVRNRLVAAYQDIMNMQV
- the fliI gene encoding flagellar protein export ATPase FliI, which translates into the protein MTQRLNTWLRTLDAFEKRIPQIPTARRYGRLTRATGLVLEASGLQLPIGATCLIERYDGVKIQQVEAEVVGFNGQQLFLMPLEEVDGIVPGARVCSQSGGLQSGGKQLPLGPMLLGRVLDGGAKPLDGLPPPEEADLGGLTTLPFNPLQRTPIVDVLDVGVRAINALLTVGRGQRMGLFAGSGVGKSVLLGMMARYTQADVIVVGLIGERGREVKDFIENILGDEGRKRSVVIAAPADVSPLLRMQGASYATRIAEDFRDRGQHVLLIMDSLTRYAMAQREIALAIGEPPATKGYPPSVFAKLPALVERAGNGTHGGGSITAFYTVLTEGDDQQDPIADSARAILDGHIVLSRRLAEAGHYPAIDIEASISRAMTSLISDDHYARVRRFKQLLSSYQRNRDLISVGAYAKGSDPLLDQAITLYPHLEAFLQQGIFERSGYADACSSLQALFPA